Proteins encoded in a region of the Phoenix dactylifera cultivar Barhee BC4 chromosome 3, palm_55x_up_171113_PBpolish2nd_filt_p, whole genome shotgun sequence genome:
- the LOC103719212 gene encoding NADPH:quinone oxidoreductase-like → MARAALAAEPTIKVAAISGSLRKASRTRGLIRCAIELSNESIPGMQIEHVDIEPLPFLNTDLEIAGKYPPPVEAFRRKIREADSIFFASPEYNYSLSAPLKNAIDWASRPPNVWADKPAAIVSVSSDSGGKQSQYHLRQIGVFLDLHFINKPELFIVVQQPPKKFDSDGNLIDPQTKEQLKQVLVSLQAFTHRLRHDS, encoded by the exons ATGGCAAGAGCGGCGCTGGCAGCCGAACCCACCATCAAGGTGGCGGCAATCAGCGGCTCCCTCCGCAAAGCTTCCCGCACCCGTGGCCTCATCCGCTGCG CCATTGAGCTCAGCAACGAGTCCATCCCTGGGATGCAAATCGAGCACGTCGACATCGAGCCTCTCCCCTTTCTCAACACCGACCTCGAGATTGCCGGCAAGTATCCTCCTCCTGTCGAGGCCTTCCGCCGCAAGATCCGCGAAGCCGACAGCATCTTCTTTGCTTCCCCAGAGTACAATTACTCCCTCTCAG CTCCTCTAAAGAATGCTATCGACTGGGCCTCTAGACCCCCAAATGTTTGGGCAGACAAGCCAGCAGCTATAGTAAGCGTATCTAGTGATTCTGGGGGTAAACAATCACAGTACCATCTGCGTCAGATCGGCGTCTTTCTTGATCTCCATTTCATCAATAAGCCAGAATTATTCATTGTAGTGCAGCAGCCTCCAAAGAAGTTTGATAGTGATGGGAATTTGATAGATCCTCAAACCAAGGAACAGCTAAAACAAGTCCTTGTATCATTACAGGCTTTTACACACAGACTCCGTCATGATTCCTAA
- the LOC120110250 gene encoding phosphatidylinositol 4-phosphate 5-kinase 6-like, with protein MFKDIQRIKAWESTVRRTHQKHQPSARRRSLVLPPVSASPTAADVDDADDLDDPTLHHAERLLPNGDFYTGQWHNNLPHGTGKYLWTDGCMYEGEWRHGKTMGKGKFSWPSGATYEGEFKSGFMDGFGTYTGSLGDTYRGSWSMNLKHGQGKKSYANGDYYDGEWRSGLQDGHGRYTWKNGNEYVGEWRAGVIHGRGTLVWVNGNRYDGGWEDGFPKGNGSFRWADGSLYVGYWSEENDGIQQKGVYYPSPAATSPTARDPHAAFAADLGDCKVCPGETVSILPSQKTPNWLGMEENFLQKQAVWRQSKSNDGRPRRRASADTAGTGETPKRTNGHNNSIIGAAGSWEADGDYNCDAEEGSVARGRGASSDGANDFMGGLSLEETESTGTGRWLPIKWPPPEVKKQGETISKGHKNYDLMLNLQFGIRVLSFGEDLEVGVEVTAMPCSHEFHRTCLGKWLEKSHLCPLCRFPMPTVGSRVPHRATGVGQ; from the exons ATGTTCAAAGATATCCAACGCATCAAGGCGTGGGAGTCCACCGTCCGGAGGACGCACCAGAAGCATCAGCCGTCGGCGAGGCGGCGCAGCCTCGTCCTCCCCCCCGTGTCGGCCTCCCCCACCGCCGCCGACGTCGACGACGCCGATGATCTCGATGACCCCACCCTCCACCACGCCGAGCGCCTCCTCCCCAACGGGGACTTCTACACCGGCCAGTGGCACAACAACCTCCCCCACGGCACCGGCAAGTACCTATGGACGGACGGCTGCATGTACGAAGGCGAATGGCGCCACGGCAAGACCATGGGGAAAGGCAAGTTCAGCTGGCCCTCCGGCGCCACCTACGAAGGCGAGTTCAAGTCCGGCTTCATGGATGGCTTCGGCACCTACACCGGCTCCCTTGGGGACACCTACCGCGGCTCCTGGTCCATGAATCTGAAGCACGGCCAGGGCAAGAAGTCCTACGCCAACGGCGACTACTACGACGGCGAATGGCGCTCCGGCCTCCAGGACGGCCACGGTCGCTATACTTGGAAGAATGGCAACGAGTACGTCGGCGAGTGGCGCGCCGGCGTCATCCACGGCCGCGGCACCCTCGTCTGGGTCAACGGCAACCGCTACGACGGCGGGTGGGAGGACGGCTTCCCGAAAGGCAACGGAAGCTTCCGCTGGGCCGACGGCAGCCTCTACGTTGGGTACTGGAGTGAGGAGAACGACGGCATCCAGCAGAAGGGCGTTTACTACCCGTCGCCCGCCGCCACTTCGCCGACGGCTCGGGATCCTCATGCTGCGTTTGCGGCCGACCTCGGCGATTGCAAGGTTTGCCCGGGCGAGACGGTGTCGATTCTCCCGTCGCAGAAGACGCCGAACTGGTTGGGAATGGAGGAGAATTTCCTACAGAAGCAGGCCGTATGGAGGCAGTCCAAGTCGAACGACGGCCGGCCGAGAAGGCGGGCGTCGGCCGACACGGCCGGGACCGGTGAGACGCCCAAGAGGACTAATGGGCACAACAATAGCATCATCGGCGCTGCCGGCAGTTGGGAGGCGGATGGGGATTATAATTGTGATGCAGAGGAAGGTAGTGTGGCCAGGGGGAGAGGGGCGTCCAGCGACGGGGCTAATGACTTCATGGGAGGGCTTAGCCTGGAGGAAACGGAGTCGACGGGAACGGGGAGGTGGTTGCCAATAAAGTGGCCGCCACCGGAGGTGAAGAAGCAGGGGGAGACTATCTCCAAGGGGCACAAGAATTATGACCTCATGCTCAATCTCCAGTTTGGGATCAG AGTCCTTTCTTTTGGTGAGGATTTGGAGGTTGGGGTGGAGGTCACGGCGATGCCATGCTCCCACGAGTTCCATCGGACGTGCCTCGGCAAATGGTTGGAGAAGAGCCACCTCTGCCCTTTGTGCCGCTTTCCCATGCCGACTGTGGGCTCACGAGTTCCTCATCGAGCGACTGGAGTTGGACAATAG